One window from the genome of Hypanus sabinus isolate sHypSab1 chromosome 16, sHypSab1.hap1, whole genome shotgun sequence encodes:
- the LOC132405841 gene encoding general transcription factor II-I repeat domain-containing protein 2-like has product MVDMTAHLNTLNTALQGKGRTALHMLEDVLAFERKLTVLARDLQKGTLSHFPNLREFKQGHDMIISEYLHSAIIAMQTSFGKRFCEFREEKNTLSFPVTPLSIDPSLLNTTALAGVSQPDLEMELADIADKDIWVSKFRRLTADLEDVARQKAVLAQKHKWSDIENLTDDSLRSCVKMKVTSYSPDVQTLCAEVQEQKSH; this is encoded by the coding sequence atggtagacatgacagcgcacctgaacacgctgaacacagctcttcaggggaaaggacgtacagccctgcacatgttggaggatgttttggcattcgagcgcaagttgacagtgcttgccagagatttacagaaaggcactttgtctcacttccccaatttgagagagttcaaacaaggtcacgacatgataatttcggagtatttacattctgcaatcatcgcaatgcaaacatcgtttgggaaacgcttctgtgagttcagagaggaaaaaaacacattatccttcccggtcactcccttaagcatcgatccttccctactgaatacgactgcattggcaggtgtgagtcaacctgatcttgagatggaactggccgacatagccgacaaagacatatgggtgtccaagtttagacgcttgacagcagaccttgaagatgttgcccgtcagaaggccgttcttgctcagaaacacaaatggagtgatattgaaaacctcacagatgacagcttgcgatcctgtgtaaagatgaaggtgacatcatacagccctgatgtgcagacgctgtgcgctgaggtccaggagcagaaatcccattaa